Proteins encoded within one genomic window of Halobacteroides halobius DSM 5150:
- a CDS encoding LacI family DNA-binding transcriptional regulator has protein sequence MSATIKDLANEVGVSESTVSRALNDYDDVNEKTRRKIVKVAERLNYKPNAIARGLARKKTNTIGLFLLGKIGEGHPFAMKLVAGVMNASRKSEYDILLFSETEVRSDSYIQRCQERSVDGAIILGIKSNDPHLEEIKNSDIPIILIDIPVSGKKTTYVSSHNVEGAYQAVKYLMNLGHQKVVFMNGHEHAPVSKERLQGYKLAHQDCKIKYNDQLVLNGKYERDIAYQRMKKFLSLNKDFTAVFAASDLMALGVMDALKEVNIKIPEEVSIIGFDDIELCTHTNPQLSTVKQKRFEMGQRAVIGLLEMIEEGSNSVEPVLLDYELVIRGSVQSN, from the coding sequence ATGTCAGCTACTATCAAAGATTTAGCAAATGAAGTAGGAGTTTCAGAAAGCACAGTTTCTAGAGCTTTAAATGATTATGATGATGTAAATGAAAAAACTAGAAGGAAGATAGTAAAAGTAGCAGAAAGATTAAACTATAAACCTAATGCAATAGCTAGAGGGTTAGCCAGAAAGAAGACCAATACGATCGGGTTATTCCTATTAGGTAAAATTGGTGAAGGGCATCCGTTCGCTATGAAGTTAGTTGCAGGTGTAATGAATGCTAGCCGTAAAAGTGAATATGATATTTTGCTGTTTTCTGAGACCGAAGTAAGATCTGATTCTTATATTCAACGATGTCAGGAGAGAAGTGTAGATGGAGCTATAATTTTAGGGATTAAAAGTAATGATCCTCATTTAGAAGAAATAAAGAATAGTGATATCCCAATTATTTTAATAGATATTCCAGTCTCAGGAAAAAAAACAACTTATGTATCATCTCATAATGTAGAAGGAGCTTATCAAGCTGTCAAGTATTTAATGAACTTGGGGCATCAAAAAGTTGTTTTCATGAATGGTCATGAGCATGCTCCTGTAAGTAAAGAAAGACTGCAAGGTTATAAATTGGCTCATCAAGATTGTAAAATCAAATATAATGATCAATTGGTTTTAAATGGTAAATATGAAAGAGATATAGCTTATCAAAGAATGAAAAAATTTTTAAGTTTAAATAAAGATTTCACAGCTGTCTTTGCTGCTAGTGATTTAATGGCTTTAGGGGTTATGGATGCTTTGAAGGAAGTGAATATTAAAATTCCTGAGGAAGTATCTATCATTGGGTTTGATGATATTGAATTATGTACTCATACAAATCCTCAATTAAGCACGGTAAAACAAAAGAGGTTTGAGATGGGCCAACGCGCAGTTATAGGATTATTAGAGATGATTGAAGAAGGTTCTAACTCTGTTGAGCCTGTTTTATTAGATTACGAATTGGTTATTAGAGGTTCTGTTCAATCTAACTAA
- the pgmB gene encoding beta-phosphoglucomutase translates to MNKDIKAIILDLDGVVTETSEYHFQGWKRLAEEEGISFTREDNEQLRGVSRSKSLELLLGDYIDNYTKEEFQEMMDRKNGYYQEYLTEMGEEDLLPGARELLDEIKERGLKMAIASASRNAKTVLKGLDITQEFNTISDGYSVENAKPAPDIFLHTAKKLGVKPEECVVLEDAESGVDAALAADMVAVGVGPKERVGHGDYRFDSTADINLTEFLDNLK, encoded by the coding sequence ATGAACAAAGATATAAAGGCGATTATTTTAGACTTAGATGGAGTTGTAACTGAAACATCTGAGTATCATTTTCAAGGCTGGAAACGATTAGCTGAAGAAGAAGGGATCTCTTTTACTCGTGAAGATAATGAGCAACTAAGGGGGGTATCTCGTAGTAAATCATTAGAATTATTATTAGGAGATTATATTGATAATTATACTAAAGAGGAATTTCAGGAGATGATGGATCGAAAGAATGGTTATTATCAAGAGTATTTGACTGAAATGGGAGAAGAAGATCTATTGCCTGGAGCTAGAGAGTTATTAGATGAGATTAAAGAACGAGGTTTAAAGATGGCTATAGCTTCTGCTAGTAGAAATGCTAAGACTGTACTGAAGGGGTTAGATATTACTCAGGAATTCAATACTATTTCTGATGGCTATAGTGTAGAGAATGCTAAACCTGCTCCAGATATCTTTTTACATACAGCCAAAAAGTTAGGGGTTAAACCAGAAGAATGTGTAGTACTTGAAGATGCTGAATCTGGTGTTGATGCTGCTTTAGCTGCAGATATGGTTGCAGTTGGGGTTGGCCCTAAAGAGAGAGTTGGACATGGTGATTATCGTTTTGATAGTACTGCTGATATCAATTTAACTGAATTTTTAGATAATTTAAAATAA
- a CDS encoding 5-formyltetrahydrofolate cyclo-ligase: protein MTKDEQRKKVLTKRDRLTKEKRLKKSKQIKKYLFQQVQFKVADRIMFYISFRSEVETELMIKGALDLGKEIVVPIINQEERKMELSLLNNYDQELKHGTYGILEPKDNYIRSVSPKMLDLIVVPGVAFDAYGNRLGYGGGYYDRLFAIVKEVPRIGLGFELQIIDKVITENHDFAVDKVLTEREVYN from the coding sequence ATGACTAAAGATGAACAAAGGAAGAAAGTACTCACTAAAAGAGACAGGTTAACTAAAGAAAAAAGACTAAAAAAGAGTAAACAAATAAAGAAGTACTTATTCCAACAAGTACAGTTTAAAGTAGCAGATAGAATTATGTTTTACATATCCTTTAGAAGTGAAGTAGAGACTGAATTGATGATTAAAGGGGCTTTAGATTTAGGAAAAGAAATAGTAGTACCAATAATTAATCAAGAAGAGAGGAAAATGGAGTTATCATTACTGAATAATTATGACCAAGAATTAAAACATGGAACCTATGGTATTTTAGAGCCTAAAGATAACTATATAAGATCAGTTAGTCCAAAAATGTTAGATTTAATTGTTGTACCAGGTGTTGCGTTTGATGCTTATGGTAATCGATTAGGATATGGTGGAGGATATTATGATAGATTATTTGCAATCGTAAAGGAAGTTCCTAGAATTGGTTTAGGTTTTGAACTGCAGATAATAGATAAAGTAATTACTGAAAACCATGATTTTGCTGTAGATAAAGTGCTTACAGAAAGAGAAGTATATAATTAA